The sequence GATGTGAGGCAGGAAACTTCCTACGAGGATAAATACAACGGCTACGTCTACTGCTCTATAAATAATCACAAATACTCGATTGATATTACCATCGATCTAGCCAATGAAAATGCCTCCTGATAAATTTTTCCTGTCCCAGTTCCCCTCGTCCCAGTGTGGACGCCAAGAGGAAGGAGATGATGAAGATGAggatgagtgaaaaaaaataattcacgaaGTAGGGATGAATAATGAAGCATCAACTGGTCTGGAGGATCCATAACCAGGAGGAAACGAAGTACACTGACGTCAAGACAAACGGCAATGACGTTTGTTCTGAAAGGAATAAACTGACATAACATCAGCTTTCAGTTGTGGAATTCTTCACATTGTTATATTCCTTGTGTATTAAAATTGCCTGAAGAAGGGGGACACTGGAGGGATTGGTTGGCCATGTGCTAGCAAGATGGATTGACAGAGGATAAAAACACACACATGATGGAGGCAAATGTCATTCAGTCACTCGCTTGATCTTGCTGGAGAAGCACACGAGAGCTGTTCCTAGTCTGACATTGTTTCCCCTGATCATCAGTCAAGGGAGCATTTACTgcatttgacaatttttttgtccaaCAAACATGGAGTCGACTGCTAAACTGTTCATGTTCCTGATGATCATCATGTTCTGCATTGGGGCTGTGATCACCAGGAGCATCCATCCCTCCCATCGTCACAGTCATCACCATGACAGGGCGAGGGGTCACAGACACTTCAGGACGAGGCATTCTGGTCATCCAGGTGGACTTGGGGACCTGGACCAGGAGATTCTGAACATGCACGACAGTGTCGATGGTCTCGATGGTCATCCCATTGTCAAGAGACACAACGAGGACTTCGATGCTGACATAAAGAACCTGCAGAACTGTTCGGTCTGCACTTACAGTGTCACTCCAGTACCCAAGTCTGATGTCTATGATGTGCCGGAGGATCTGGTGGAGGTGACCTGCAGTGAGGAGAGCATTGGTGAGTCCTGCTCGGAGGTGGGTGTCAA is a genomic window of Diachasmimorpha longicaudata isolate KC_UGA_2023 chromosome 16, iyDiaLong2, whole genome shotgun sequence containing:
- the LOC135169924 gene encoding uncharacterized protein LOC135169924, whose amino-acid sequence is MESTAKLFMFLMIIMFCIGAVITRSIHPSHRHSHHHDRARGHRHFRTRHSGHPGGLGDLDQEILNMHDSVDGLDGHPIVKRHNEDFDADIKNLQNCSVCTYSVTPVPKSDVYDVPEDLVEVTCSEESIGESCSEVGVNYVCMQAFSYVKFGVKGNPGEFKKKKINTGCVCALMEIESLKSKKPEDLQA